The genomic segment ATTTGCAGAGCTAGAAACCTGAGTTACCTAAATTAAAATCTGAAATTAATTAATGAAAGTCCTTTGTTACTAGCTTGACTACTATATCCAGAAAGTGGCCAGGTGTTCAGCTGTCTTCAACTCAACTGCTGTTTCTGATTAGAGTGTGTTCTAATTGGTTTAATAAGATTCAAAAAACTTGACCTAATCTAATCTTTCTCTTACTTTTTGATGCATTTTGAAGGCATATTTGTGACCTTCTAAAACCTCTGTGAGGCTTGTCATCACCTCCTTGGCTGTAGCAGCATATTCTGGCAGAGGTCCAGCAAACATCCACCAGTCAGGAAACCTTTAGGGTGATTATGGGTGTGactttttttaattgtataattCATTTATACAGAGAAATCATTTGGAATTAATTATTTACagtctttttcagttttcatttccacTGGCCAGATACAGTTCACATAACAGTCCACGTTTACTGGAACGGTCACCATGACAAATCTTCTACGACATGGGTTTTCAGTCCTCCCCCATCCAAGACAATGATTGCAATTGAACAGAAACATTTCAGAGTAAAACACTCACCAATCTCTTTTCCCCTCTTAACGAATAAATCTGCCAGAATGCATCTGATATGGTCAAATTTTCaacacatttccttttcttttcaaacCCCTTATTTGCAAGTACTGTAAATCAAGGCAAACACAGTTCACATCCCCCAAGCCTTCTACAACTTACTACATACTCTCGACTTCAGCTTTTACTATCTCTTCTCAGAAATGTCTGGCACAATCAGACATTTTTACTTTAAGACAAAACTACACtctttttccatctgttttttttaaaaaatacctattaCCAGTCAATTGCCTTCCCTCTTGCTTTTCAGAGAATATTAACTTTCCATGAAATCCTTAAGATGGTTTCCTTTCAGTAGTTCAGAACACACTGAGTCATTTCATGTGTGTCCACCACCCTGAaacactacattttaaaaatcgcAATTTTCTTAATTGGCTCAAAAACAGTATGGCTTGATTTCACTTGGTAAAGTTAATatgatttaaaaacacacacacacacacatttttaatcaAGGGAGAAAAATACTTTAAAGACATGCCAATTTGAAAAGGgatcaaagtaaaaaaataaaaggaaatactaaaaactactttacaataaaaaaaaattaaataatcggCAGGTTAAATCAATGAAAAATGAGGAATGTGCAGTGaaaaacaaactaataaaaaGCATTCCAGTTGGCAAAATGGAAAACCTattaagttttgtttgttttccaaggAACTTATGTTTCAatgtaaattttgaaatattacaGACATTCCAAGTAGATCTTAGATGCCAATGTTACAATTTCAAATTCTGCATGCAAAGTTCATCAAAGAAACACTGGTAAAATCCTGGTATTTGCAGAAGTTTAAGTTTTGGCAAATACTGTAAGTATCACAATTGGTATTAAAAAGTCATGATGAATGCAGAATGAGAATACCCATTAAGTATTTCATTTGATTAAAAATACCAGGTTTGCACGTTCTAAATGAtctgagaaggaaaaacaaaacaaaacaaaaacaaaaaactgcagtTTAACAGTAATCTGTATATATATCTTTagctgccattaaaaaaaataaaagaacaacaaCCAGAACcaaccacacacacagaagacATGAGACAGTACTAAGTAACGCTGCCGTGCTCAtaggacagaaagaaaaactgtaCAAGGTCATAAATAAAGTCTCTCCCAGTTGCTAGCCAGAGCTTCCTTTATACCAGGGTCTCCTTCCGCTTGCCACCGACCTGggctttgtccctggctttgcGGAGGCTGGTCTGGGCTCGGGGTGCTTTCACGCCCGTAGCGTTGTCTGCTGTGTGCACCGGGGCGCCACACTCGGCAGCGTCTCCATCAGCTTCGCCCTGAGTCATGCTAGAGGCCGTGGACGCCTGTCTCTGGGCCCTAGcactgctggtggtggtggggttcTCCCCGCACTGCTCGTGGAACTCCGAGGGGCCGGTGGCCTGTCGGAAAGGGTCGATGGCGGTGCGGATGCAGCTGAACCACTGCTGCTTGTGGAACACGTCATTGGCTTGGAGAGTGTGGGACTGGCCCGGAGAAGGGTCCTGGAAGCGAACTCGGAAGATGTTTTTagctagaaaaataaacattgacAAAAGGAAATCAGACTTAGAAAGCTTATCCTAGATGATGTGGTCAGACTACTTGAGTATGGGTGCTTGTCTCGCCACAGCAGGCACATCTATCTAGTAGGCAGTGCCCTACGTATTATGCATGTATGAGGCAGTGCCCATGTGTATCACGTACACATGCTGGAGTCAGAGCGCCACAGCACCTGACAACTCAGCAAGTGGACCAGGTCGGGACGACAGAACCCATTTCATGTTTAGTGTTTTGTCTGGGGACAGATTCTTAACTATTAAAGCTGAAATCATTTAGGTTCTGAGTTTATGATCTTtgaaaccattttaaagtgtgacTGGTACCTTTATCTGAGTTGCCAAAAGCCCCTCGGAAGGACCCTCCCATCCTCACGTCTCCATCCTGCAGGTCTTCCAAGACCAGCTCTTGGACGGGGATGGGCTGCCGGTAAACCTGGTAGGAGTGACGCTCATTTCGAGTAACAGGCCGAGTCAACACCAAGATGTCTTGAAATAGGAAAATGTACAGCTtctggagaagcaagaaacaaatACTTCTTAAATGTAGAACTTTGTGACTTTGAGTGAAATCCATTGTTAAAAAAACGTGACTGGATCTTAATTTTATCAAATTGATTTACTAAGATCCCCTTACAAATGACTTCATAAAGATGGTGCTTTAAAAGCAATGCACGTTCTCCTTGGAGAGTTTTTCTCACTGTAGACTATACACAACTTTTCTGTCCATGTGTAACATTAGATCAGCAGCAGCTGAGCAAACGCCACGTACCACAAAGACCTGTCGGTGGCGGCGTGACTAGAAATGCCAGGACTGTACACTACAGTCTTCTAACAGGGTGAGAACTTAAAAATGTAAGCTGGGAAAAATGTTAATGGTTCTGTTTTCTCTAAACAGAGACAAACCTAAGCTTTTACAGAACAATGAGGCCTTGTAAGAGAAATCAGAGATGGAAGATTAACTTTTTCCAAAAATAACCTCAACTTACAAATTGGGCTTCTGAAAAGCACATGATGAAATAAAAAAACCATTCCATGTGTATACTTAGTTCCAGCAGGTACCTTTGTAACTAAGATTGAGAAAAGAAGTCTGCTATCATTCTGTCTGCTATAAAAGTTTGTTTCATAGTGCTAAAAACTTCCAATACTATAAACTCTTCAAAAGATTATCCTGAAGAATGTACTTTTTTATTAAACATCATAAAACTAGTAAGTTATTTAGAAAGGAACCCCTAGCCAAACAAGTTGACTTATGCgtcaaaactaaaaaataaattattactgATTCTTCACCAAGACATTTAAGTCACTTACAGAAACAAACTATTTACTTTATCAAAGTTGATAACATAAAATCCAGTTACTTTCAGTATGTGATGAGTTTATTTTATAAACCTGCTTCATAATTCAAGTGGAAAAAACTAAACAATGGGAAGAGGGCAGGAACTGCTCACTTCATATTAGTGTTAGATGCACTTACGTGTccgtttttatttttcagttccccATGGCAGAGCAACACTTTGCTTGCTTCAATTCTAGGGTCCTTCTGCTTTTCATCCAGATACTCCAGCTTGTCAATGTAATATTGGCATTCTGATTCACCTTTCTTCACGTTGATATCAGAGAGAACTCCTTGTATTATCAGtatctaaaaaattatatatatataaagaaatcaatGGTGCATTTTCAGCATATTAATTTATCCTTATTTTCCTACAGGACTAAAATGTtgcattaaaatgacaaaattttacaGCTTGAAGGGACCCCAGAAATCAGATAATTCAGTCAATCCCTTCATTTTATGCTGTCAGCCACACTGGTGATTTGCGTTAAGTCACACAGCTAGCTAATGGAAGAGGTCAGATTAGAACCCAGTCTCCCgactaaaacataaataaaacacatGTTACACCTTTATACTAGTGCACAGTGAGCTAACCCACGAGAACTGAAAGTTCATGTACTCATTCAGCATGCAGAAGCTGTGAGGGGATCACTGTGTATATTTCTTAGGCAAGCTAACATGCAAACTGGCAAAGCACAGGAACCACTTCTTGGGCTACTTACAGCCTCCTGCAGGAGCTGAACATCTGGGTGGTCTTTGGGAGTATGTCTAAGAATCTCTTTCAACAGTAAAGGGTATTTGACAAGGCGGCTTCGAGGAATATCCAGGAAGCTCCAGAGATCCAGTTTTCGGCTGAAGGGAGACTCCAGGCACCGTTGGAGAAAGTCCTGGACTCTTGGGTCCTGTTTCTTCTGATCCAGAAGAGCCTTGGCTGCCAGCTGGTTACTGCAGTAGCCTTTGTAGGCATTCAAGCCCGGCAACTAAACAGCAGTAAGAGAAATCAAAGTATAGTCCATTAGTGAGATTGCAAGCATACGACATGAAACTTAGAGCTATTCATGAAAGTTTTAACAAGCTGTGAAGATTCTCCTGCAGGTGATAATGGGTGACTGTTCTCTCACTTGACTGTACATGCAAAGGCTGTCTTTCATCACCAAACCCCAGCCGTCTCTCTGAAAACAGGGCCTGGCATCGGCAGGCACTCAGATGTTAACTGAGAGACTAAGACAGGTAATTAACAGCATGTAACGTGGGAATTCTGTTTAAGGAGGAACATattcttgaaacaaatgaaacagtGTCATTCATGATATGTCTTTCTTAAACAGTGACTGTAACTTCTATGTACATTAGTTCAGTTTTAGAGTCCCATTTATCTGATTTTAGAATCCACTAACTGGATCAAATCAGTGTGATCCTGATCACAAGTGACAAGCCTGCCCTGTCTGCATAAACATGCTACATACCCAGTTCACGAGAATGTGGCCAACGTGCTCCACTGTCCCGCCAGGCTTGGTGGCTTCTCCTATTCTTGCCAACAAATCTGAAGTGTAAGAAAGCAGAAATTCCAAGAACAAGTTTACTTAAAAACAATTCAGGGAGGAGCAAGACAGTGGTAGGGGATTAAGGGGTGCAAACTACTGTGTATGATATAAGTAAGCTACAAAGACATACTACACAGCACAGGGAATGTAGccgtaactttaaatggagtataatacttaaaaatattaatcactatgttgtacacctaaaactaattttgtaaatcaactctatgtcaataaaaatttcaaaaatatgctgAATTAAATTAGAAGTTTAGATTTaaaattgttgttgctgtttagaaTCTTACGAAAATTAGGGAGCACACCTTACCTTCATGCAGAGGTATGTAAGCATCCAAATCACCAAATATATGTGTGAGCTCCTCTTCTGACATAATAGACAGCTTTAACATGGGGTCGTGGTAGGCCTGTTAGAGGGGAGAAGTGCGTCACACACAgatcaaacaaataaaacatgaagagaggtCGGCATGTGAATTAAGCCTGACTATGTAAAAACCAGCGTGGACATTATTTCATACCTAATAGAAATTAAAGTACATGTTAATCTTGAAAAACTCTTCCTGATATTCATATTTGAAGAAATGCCTCTAATAAACCTCATCTAAAATTAGTATTCACCAGTAGATATTCTCTACTTTTCAACTTCTAAAGGTAACACCCTTTAGAATTTGtggaatgtaatttttaaaacctatggCACAGGAGAGAAAGTTCTTTACTGACCTTTCTTGCAAGTTTGAGGTCCTCAATTAAGTCCTGTTCCCCTCGGGACATTTCATAGATTgcctaaaaaaaaatccagcaaacATCACAGGTCACTCCTTCCTTTCAGAAAGGAAAATCACATACAATGGATAGTTACCATTATTTAATTGATGCTTGAACAGCGCTTTTCAAAGTGACTCAGTCTGAACACTATAATTCAGAATGGAAATTCTAATAAGAGGATGCCATACGTTTCATATTCTACCCCATCAGGGTGTTAAACCAAATGACCACCACCCTCTGCAAGTGCTGAAAACGGCCACTCAAATGCAAAAATACAAGTCTATCTTGCCGGAGGTGTTAGTTTGCTATTCTTCCGGCAAAGCACATGTTTAAGAATCAGAATCTATGTTTCAGTTTATGCTAGTGCACACAGTTTTGCTGTGGGGCGCACACCTCTTGACGTCTGATTTCCCTGGAGGTTAgagactgcttcatgctgccgTCTAACGTCTCCGACCACAGGGCGCTGCTTCTCCTCTTGGCAGGCACTGGGACTGTCGACCTGCTAGAAAACTTTTGGGCTGAAGCTGGGGATCTGCTGTCACCACGAAGGGTAAAtgacttaaaagaaaagaaaaaagtgaaaaagaaaaagctttggaGGATACAGaaactatttattttttcctcaaaaaaaaaaaaaaaggttctgacAATTTCTTTATGCATAAAAGTCATTTATGTCAGCTTCAGTCTGACAGTATTATAAAGTATTTGTGAGTCAAAATTACTTTCTGGGAATAAAAACTATCCAAGTTCTTGCTTTGCTCTAAGATGTAAACTAATATAATGAGATTATATAAATACTGTTTTGACAACAACATTACTTAACAGCTTATTCCAAAAGaggaaaattatatttaagtaTAACAGTACAAACCTGTCTGCACAGctcaaagaaaatgcaaattttagGCTTCTATAAAAAGTCACCTCACCGCATTACTTGCTCCTACCTGTAATGTTTGACCAAACCGCCTGACAGCTCCATTTCTTACAGGAGAGATTAGATTTGCCAAGGATGTGACCCGAGCTAGAGGTCGCACTCTTTTATTGCTTGGCTcctgtgaaaacaaaaacaagttatACTAAACATGTGTTTAGGTATAATGATTTCAAGCAAGTTTGGACAAAACGTTAAGATCTCTCAAAAGTCAGATATTTGTACAGTATATACAAGAAACATGGAACTCTGAAAGTGAATGTTGTTTCTcattgttaaaatatgaagaacactaagaggaacagaaaattaaaaaataaatggtgcAAGAAAGGTCAAATATCTGAACATCACTGAGAACATAACATACTATatcattaaacaacaacaacaaaaaaatccaaaattgaAACAAAAGAATTAGATTCTAAAATCCCACAGAAACTTTTAGCTTAATATAGagagtaactttaaaaaaacaccTTCTTACTATGAAAAATCAAACATTCACAAAAGGGGAGAATTGCATAATGGATCTTGGTCTAACAACTGGTTTCATCTGTGCCcatactgaaatattttacaGCAAATGCCAGACCTTCTATCATTTCACTCTAAAATACTTCACTTAAAGAACAGCCTTTAAATGAAGGCATCTGACATTGGGATGAGTCAGCTCCAAGGCAGCCAGGTCCCTGTGGTGGGAGGTGTTCAAGCACAGGTAGAACAGTGGTTAAGAGGAGGCTGAGCCTCTGGACTCAGACCAACTGGGCCCAAATCCTGGTTCTGACACTTGACAGGAAACGTCCTGGTTCCcaatgttctcatctgtaaaatggggttaacaTGAGAACTTCTCTTATAAAGGTGATATGAAGATTAAATAGATGTTTAAAGGGTTCAGACTAGTTCTTGGAACATACTGAGTTTTAGCTATTACTGACATCCTTTCTCAGGAATATTTGCACTTACTATGCAAACGCTGGTATTTATAAATAATTAGATCCTCTCATACATTTGACTATCAAGGAAAAATATACACAGATtgagaaaatataattattttacatatattgcttttaaaacaataataatatagcAAACACATCATTTACCAAAGATTCCAAAACCTTACAAACTGCATTTCTTTAACTTTATAGCTAGGAGAGAGGAGGCACTCCACCAGGTGACTCACACAGCTGCCTAGGTAATGAAGGTTAGATCATAAAACAGTCCTACCCTTTATAATGTGCATAATTATTTGTTTGTAAGTTTTGGTGCCTTTGGCAATTGTGGCATACTTGACAAAATTTTAATGAGGATACAGAAGGGTACATGatgaaaaattatacaaaactcactactgaaaaatgacagatggaatttttttctaaaaaatcttTGCTATGACCCAAGTCatgaaaaagagtaaaaataatcCCTTGAGAATAATTTGAGCGTAGAGGGGCAGAAAGGGTTAAAATCCTCTGGAAAGAACTTAAATGATGGCATATCCAAACAAGCAAAGAGACCTATCGAGGCTCCGAAGGTGTGGACACAGTCGACCATGGCCAGGAAGCTCTGCAGACAGACCACACATTCCAGGCCCCTGGGTCAGTCCTGAAGAGGTAGTGCAGCaggccagcccccacccccaccccaaataaGTGACTCCGAAGTAAAACCGTGACTATAAAGCCACAAATGTGCGAATGTTaaatgaactgaaaaagaaaCCTCCCGAGATATGTACTAAAATGATGCACTGTGTGGTTGAGGACATGTGTGAATGCCTTTACCAGACCCATCTGTGCAAGACTGAAGGGACATATGCGCGGGCAGAAGGCAGGCAGAAGGCATTCCTTTCTATTTAGTAAAGGCAGGACAAAGACGCTTCTGTGTGAACGGAGATAGAATTACCTCACAAAGTAAGATATGCCAGCGCCAAGGAGAAACAGAGCAGTTGTCAGAAAGATCTGCTTCACCGATTGGAAGAAGAGGTTAATTCCTCATCCCTGTTTAGAGCATAACCAATCTGACCTCCTggtaaatcataaaatatttaatttcaattgAAAAGTCTCTGGAAACATGCTCTTCCCAGTGAAT from the Dama dama isolate Ldn47 chromosome 23, ASM3311817v1, whole genome shotgun sequence genome contains:
- the NET1 gene encoding neuroepithelial cell-transforming gene 1 protein isoform X4, yielding MEPELEAQEQSRPRRRSRRASGLNAGGAAEPAADTPGPGQDGRYSLQRGSSFTFLTPGPHWDFTLKRKRREKDDDVVSLSSLDLKEPSNKRVRPLARVTSLANLISPVRNGAVRRFGQTLQAIYEMSRGEQDLIEDLKLARKAYHDPMLKLSIMSEEELTHIFGDLDAYIPLHEDLLARIGEATKPGGTVEHVGHILVNWLPGLNAYKGYCSNQLAAKALLDQKKQDPRVQDFLQRCLESPFSRKLDLWSFLDIPRSRLVKYPLLLKEILRHTPKDHPDVQLLQEAILIIQGVLSDINVKKGESECQYYIDKLEYLDEKQKDPRIEASKVLLCHGELKNKNGHKLYIFLFQDILVLTRPVTRNERHSYQVYRQPIPVQELVLEDLQDGDVRMGGSFRGAFGNSDKAKNIFRVRFQDPSPGQSHTLQANDVFHKQQWFSCIRTAIDPFRQATGPSEFHEQCGENPTTTSSARAQRQASTASSMTQGEADGDAAECGAPVHTADNATGVKAPRAQTSLRKARDKAQVGGKRKETLV
- the NET1 gene encoding neuroepithelial cell-transforming gene 1 protein isoform X3: MVAHDEVGGLLPIKRTIRVLDVNNQSFREQEEPSNKRVRPLARVTSLANLISPVRNGAVRRFGQTLQSFTLRGDSRSPASAQKFSSRSTVPVPAKRRSSALWSETLDGSMKQSLTSREIRRQEAIYEMSRGEQDLIEDLKLARKAYHDPMLKLSIMSEEELTHIFGDLDAYIPLHEDLLARIGEATKPGGTVEHVGHILVNWLPGLNAYKGYCSNQLAAKALLDQKKQDPRVQDFLQRCLESPFSRKLDLWSFLDIPRSRLVKYPLLLKEILRHTPKDHPDVQLLQEAILIIQGVLSDINVKKGESECQYYIDKLEYLDEKQKDPRIEASKVLLCHGELKNKNGHKLYIFLFQDILVLTRPVTRNERHSYQVYRQPIPVQELVLEDLQDGDVRMGGSFRGAFGNSDKAKNIFRVRFQDPSPGQSHTLQANDVFHKQQWFSCIRTAIDPFRQATGPSEFHEQCGENPTTTSSARAQRQASTASSMTQGEADGDAAECGAPVHTADNATGVKAPRAQTSLRKARDKAQVGGKRKETLV
- the NET1 gene encoding neuroepithelial cell-transforming gene 1 protein isoform X5 → MVAHDEVGGLLPIKRTIRVLDVNNQSFREQEEPSNKRVRPLARVTSLANLISPVRNGAVRRFGQTLQAIYEMSRGEQDLIEDLKLARKAYHDPMLKLSIMSEEELTHIFGDLDAYIPLHEDLLARIGEATKPGGTVEHVGHILVNWLPGLNAYKGYCSNQLAAKALLDQKKQDPRVQDFLQRCLESPFSRKLDLWSFLDIPRSRLVKYPLLLKEILRHTPKDHPDVQLLQEAILIIQGVLSDINVKKGESECQYYIDKLEYLDEKQKDPRIEASKVLLCHGELKNKNGHKLYIFLFQDILVLTRPVTRNERHSYQVYRQPIPVQELVLEDLQDGDVRMGGSFRGAFGNSDKAKNIFRVRFQDPSPGQSHTLQANDVFHKQQWFSCIRTAIDPFRQATGPSEFHEQCGENPTTTSSARAQRQASTASSMTQGEADGDAAECGAPVHTADNATGVKAPRAQTSLRKARDKAQVGGKRKETLV
- the NET1 gene encoding neuroepithelial cell-transforming gene 1 protein isoform X2, giving the protein MVMMPFKQRSEGIKELSHVKMWRERQYSLQRGSSFTFLTPGPHWDFTLKRKRREKDDDVVSLSSLDLKEPSNKRVRPLARVTSLANLISPVRNGAVRRFGQTLQSFTLRGDSRSPASAQKFSSRSTVPVPAKRRSSALWSETLDGSMKQSLTSREIRRQEAIYEMSRGEQDLIEDLKLARKAYHDPMLKLSIMSEEELTHIFGDLDAYIPLHEDLLARIGEATKPGGTVEHVGHILVNWLPGLNAYKGYCSNQLAAKALLDQKKQDPRVQDFLQRCLESPFSRKLDLWSFLDIPRSRLVKYPLLLKEILRHTPKDHPDVQLLQEAILIIQGVLSDINVKKGESECQYYIDKLEYLDEKQKDPRIEASKVLLCHGELKNKNGHKLYIFLFQDILVLTRPVTRNERHSYQVYRQPIPVQELVLEDLQDGDVRMGGSFRGAFGNSDKAKNIFRVRFQDPSPGQSHTLQANDVFHKQQWFSCIRTAIDPFRQATGPSEFHEQCGENPTTTSSARAQRQASTASSMTQGEADGDAAECGAPVHTADNATGVKAPRAQTSLRKARDKAQVGGKRKETLV
- the NET1 gene encoding neuroepithelial cell-transforming gene 1 protein isoform X1 — its product is MEPELEAQEQSRPRRRSRRASGLNAGGAAEPAADTPGPGQDGRYSLQRGSSFTFLTPGPHWDFTLKRKRREKDDDVVSLSSLDLKEPSNKRVRPLARVTSLANLISPVRNGAVRRFGQTLQSFTLRGDSRSPASAQKFSSRSTVPVPAKRRSSALWSETLDGSMKQSLTSREIRRQEAIYEMSRGEQDLIEDLKLARKAYHDPMLKLSIMSEEELTHIFGDLDAYIPLHEDLLARIGEATKPGGTVEHVGHILVNWLPGLNAYKGYCSNQLAAKALLDQKKQDPRVQDFLQRCLESPFSRKLDLWSFLDIPRSRLVKYPLLLKEILRHTPKDHPDVQLLQEAILIIQGVLSDINVKKGESECQYYIDKLEYLDEKQKDPRIEASKVLLCHGELKNKNGHKLYIFLFQDILVLTRPVTRNERHSYQVYRQPIPVQELVLEDLQDGDVRMGGSFRGAFGNSDKAKNIFRVRFQDPSPGQSHTLQANDVFHKQQWFSCIRTAIDPFRQATGPSEFHEQCGENPTTTSSARAQRQASTASSMTQGEADGDAAECGAPVHTADNATGVKAPRAQTSLRKARDKAQVGGKRKETLV